From a single Flavobacterium sp. genomic region:
- a CDS encoding DUF4339 domain-containing protein: MKYYYLDGIEKKGPYSLAELRSRNLSSDTMVYREGRQNWARLSDFEDINSKIELAPNKIKKEVKNDINKYKWDKKNNKKLFSSIIIIFLIVTSYFVYQRFALTEDTARETSNRFFNMLMMKNSNGDEIKKLYPDFDLIGSRIKFLNLCTINNISRNSDGDYEIYASYAPDKFDSYPIYLLISRENNETYIKSSKGINYAYYDKVLEYGKKKGCLTGNEDDVKMGDIISEKRLRGELEFDTDVRIQSLYNNIKTSSDIQNRWGSVSGDVTVTNKNDIDLSSYDIDCRVEFYNRAGQITSTEKVYLFNGVPAHGSASGSVFSTSQNSSTFRIIRTLKNNDELRNKVREKIIEETLYGCN; this comes from the coding sequence ATGAAATATTATTACCTAGATGGAATTGAAAAAAAAGGTCCTTACTCTTTAGCAGAGTTACGATCAAGAAATCTAAGTTCAGATACGATGGTTTATCGTGAGGGTAGACAAAATTGGGCTCGTTTATCTGACTTTGAAGATATTAACAGCAAAATAGAGTTAGCGCCAAATAAAATAAAAAAGGAAGTTAAAAACGATATAAATAAATATAAGTGGGACAAAAAGAATAATAAAAAATTGTTTAGTTCGATTATTATTATTTTCCTTATTGTCACTAGTTACTTTGTTTATCAGCGTTTTGCCTTGACTGAAGATACAGCTAGAGAAACATCAAACAGATTTTTTAATATGTTAATGATGAAAAATTCAAATGGAGATGAAATTAAAAAATTATATCCTGATTTTGATTTGATAGGTTCTAGAATAAAGTTCCTTAATTTATGCACAATCAATAATATTTCTCGAAACTCTGATGGAGATTATGAAATTTATGCGTCTTATGCACCAGATAAATTCGATAGTTATCCTATTTACTTGCTAATAAGTAGAGAAAACAATGAAACTTATATTAAATCATCTAAAGGTATAAATTATGCTTATTATGATAAAGTTTTAGAATATGGAAAAAAGAAAGGATGTTTAACAGGGAACGAAGATGATGTAAAAATGGGAGATATTATTTCAGAAAAAAGATTGCGAGGCGAATTAGAATTTGATACAGACGTTAGAATACAATCGCTATATAATAATATAAAGACATCTAGTGATATTCAAAACAGATGGGGTTCTGTTTCTGGAGATGTTACAGTTACTAATAAAAATGATATTGATTTAAGCAGTTATGATATTGATTGTAGAGTAGAATTTTATAACAGAGCTGGTCAAATAACAAGTACTGAAAAGGTTTATTTATTTAATGGAGTTCCTGCGCACGGTTCAGCAAGTGGGTCAGTTTTTTCTACTTCTCAAAATTCATCAACTTTTAGAATAATTCGAACACTCAAGAATAATGATGAATTGAGAAATAAAGTTAGAGAAAAAATTATTGAAGAGACACTGTACGGTTGCAATTAA
- a CDS encoding penicillin-binding transpeptidase domain-containing protein, whose product MKSITSILLLSLLFTGCKKEALLVSPKIESELAKSAYYPTKEISKEYSVSTFINDTIQKIAQDNLSEILKEYEADHGCVLVMETETGKICSMVNLTRLKSGSYKDTLNYAVYEYAEPGSFVKTLDLMALLDDKKADTSAVYSSNNGEIEFYGQKVRDSHEGGYGDLSLGNALLYSSNTIFAQAITKAYSSNPKQFTDKFAQFGLNKDLKLAFGNTNEQFIPQPNTKEWNNLSLPWMSFGYGLTLSPVKILTYYNAIANNGEMVKPLFLAEVKNKDGASKVYSKSVLNPKICSESTVLKIQDLMRKVVTNGTGLSCKSDKIAISGKTSTVQTNYDKDNSTPQYTSGFVGYFPTQKPKYTVLVLVNNPKVTKEFYGFDMAGSVVRKIAENIK is encoded by the coding sequence ATGAAATCAATAACATCAATCCTTTTATTATCACTTTTATTCACAGGTTGTAAAAAAGAAGCTCTTTTAGTAAGCCCAAAAATCGAAAGCGAATTAGCAAAATCAGCTTACTATCCAACGAAAGAGATATCTAAAGAATATTCGGTATCAACTTTTATTAATGATACTATTCAAAAAATTGCTCAAGACAATCTTTCAGAGATTTTAAAAGAGTATGAAGCAGATCATGGTTGCGTTTTGGTTATGGAAACCGAAACAGGTAAAATTTGTTCCATGGTAAATCTAACGAGATTAAAGAGTGGTTCATACAAAGACACACTTAACTATGCAGTTTATGAATATGCTGAACCAGGTAGTTTTGTAAAAACACTGGATTTAATGGCTTTGCTTGATGATAAAAAAGCTGACACTAGCGCTGTATATAGTTCAAATAATGGAGAAATTGAATTCTATGGTCAGAAAGTTAGAGATAGTCACGAAGGTGGGTATGGTGATTTATCATTAGGTAATGCATTGTTATATTCATCCAATACAATCTTCGCACAAGCTATAACAAAAGCCTATTCAAGCAATCCAAAACAATTTACAGATAAGTTTGCTCAATTCGGTTTAAACAAGGATTTGAAGTTAGCCTTTGGTAATACAAACGAACAATTTATTCCACAACCAAATACAAAAGAATGGAACAACTTATCTTTACCTTGGATGTCTTTTGGTTATGGACTTACTTTATCACCGGTTAAAATATTGACCTATTACAACGCTATTGCTAATAATGGCGAAATGGTAAAACCTTTATTTTTAGCTGAAGTTAAGAATAAAGACGGTGCAAGCAAAGTATATTCAAAAAGTGTTTTAAATCCTAAAATCTGTTCAGAAAGCACAGTTTTAAAAATACAAGACTTGATGAGAAAAGTAGTTACAAATGGAACTGGTTTGAGTTGTAAGTCTGACAAAATAGCTATTTCAGGCAAAACATCTACAGTACAAACAAACTACGATAAAGACAACTCTACACCACAATATACATCTGGATTTGTTGGTTATTTCCCAACACAAAAGCCAAAATATACAGTATTGGTATTAGTTAATAATCCAAAAGTAACCAAAGAATTTTATGGTTTTGATATGGCTGGTTCAGTAGTTCGTAAAATTGCTGAGAACATAAAATAA
- a CDS encoding DNA/RNA helicase domain-containing protein: MGNDLIYDPTTDSLIGNIEGTKDPMLRRGRENFDDYVKNIYRILMTRGMKGCYVYFVDKEVEKYFKNRIDFTNK, from the coding sequence GTGGGTAATGATTTAATTTATGACCCTACTACTGATTCTTTAATTGGCAATATTGAAGGAACAAAAGATCCAATGTTAAGAAGAGGTAGAGAAAATTTCGATGATTATGTTAAAAATATTTATCGTATTTTAATGACAAGAGGTATGAAGGGATGTTATGTATATTTTGTTGACAAGGAAGTTGAAAAATACTTTAAAAATAGAATTGATTTTACAAACAAATAA
- a CDS encoding carboxypeptidase-like regulatory domain-containing protein: MKLTLCFKLLFLYPLFAFSQGKIKFNSLEYNLSPVNIGKTIFLKIPFSNIGNEPMIITKCQSTNATSIISASKKSILPNQSDSLTVKILNNSSGNFRHKFVVGIDHQENLTIIEVTINVFGTNLFGKVVNKKNGEPLPFATVRINKNGIGTTTDFDGKYSLKASLNDTLIFSMIGMKTLKVKADKQEINIELEEVELKEAVGPPYYPKTKRLEVTTIVSKEDIEKSNNPKYNFKKNANNNVFVIFVSELTSYDLNNEDLEFEQRYNVKYSLIGSYQNDYLKKYNKLTFKHLKKKYKKSWLTEIRKDAIGLDNFK, translated from the coding sequence ATGAAATTAACTTTGTGTTTTAAATTACTATTTCTTTATCCCCTATTTGCTTTTAGTCAAGGTAAAATAAAGTTTAACTCTCTAGAATATAATCTTTCACCTGTAAATATTGGAAAGACTATATTTTTAAAAATTCCTTTCTCAAATATTGGAAATGAGCCAATGATAATTACCAAGTGTCAAAGTACGAATGCAACATCAATTATTTCAGCAAGTAAAAAATCAATTCTTCCCAATCAGTCAGATTCATTAACCGTTAAAATTTTGAATAACTCAAGTGGGAATTTTAGACACAAATTTGTGGTTGGAATAGATCATCAAGAAAACTTAACTATTATTGAAGTAACTATAAATGTTTTTGGAACTAACCTTTTTGGGAAAGTTGTTAATAAAAAAAATGGAGAACCATTACCTTTTGCAACCGTTAGAATTAACAAAAATGGAATTGGAACAACTACTGATTTTGATGGCAAATATTCACTTAAAGCTTCATTAAACGATACTTTAATCTTTAGTATGATAGGAATGAAAACTCTAAAAGTTAAAGCTGATAAGCAAGAAATAAATATTGAATTAGAAGAAGTAGAATTAAAGGAAGCAGTTGGTCCTCCTTATTATCCAAAAACTAAAAGGCTTGAAGTAACAACTATAGTATCAAAAGAAGACATTGAAAAGTCTAATAATCCAAAATACAATTTTAAAAAGAATGCTAATAACAATGTTTTTGTAATATTTGTTTCGGAATTGACTTCATACGATTTGAACAATGAAGATTTAGAATTTGAACAAAGATATAATGTAAAATATTCTTTAATTGGTAGTTATCAAAATGATTATTTAAAAAAATACAATAAGCTAACTTTTAAACATCTTAAAAAGAAATACAAGAAATCTTGGCTGACAGAGATCAGAAAAGATGCAATTGGATTAGATAATTTTAAATAA
- a CDS encoding DKNYY domain-containing protein codes for MKILIYTITFLLATSCYAQEKYQATQATQNDNLDIWTSSGMNGGCMFFELPVYYLNKNYVVYQDCTTRKILYADIPTFKMVNHYGEYGLALDKNGVYVKGNFVATDTTGFVFLGNNEKDFLWKTNTSVYKNTTVLSELNANEFTRLSSQKEESYSRIYFKDNQNVYYFDKKIEGADLATADLVYNDNHLFYDKNYMYKDGEIVYFEGEPLLYVNNSLKKTATKVIYNNKIIPTIDAKTLVGLSRHYAKDKNNVYCNTFDRIQTLPINNADFNKIKVFDHTNSAYITDGKNLFYRENMFPKGEFDVATFGTFGFTDFVYDKNGVYTRRYDEKLKKVVYDKFPFKYTDAVSSKNLQITKGSELYVYYKNQAYSKSTNELYDNLTPKQIEITKNRPHTPNNMVRLAKISGKTVLRILFDYKLSKDDNFVYHDDKKTSADAFTFRKLDNNYYIDKDNVYIFDREKGLKAITYIDAETALFFNGFVMDKNYLYLNDTRIIKSDKLEILASYPGYRMGCGLDTQPTSDYYLFRNVEGFWWVKVSDAITIRYFGKTLDTWLSPLFENLEIAKK; via the coding sequence ATGAAAATACTAATCTATACAATTACATTTTTACTTGCGACATCTTGTTATGCACAAGAAAAATACCAAGCTACTCAAGCCACGCAAAACGACAATTTAGACATTTGGACATCAAGCGGTATGAATGGTGGCTGTATGTTTTTTGAACTACCTGTTTATTACCTAAACAAAAATTATGTAGTGTATCAAGACTGTACTACTCGGAAAATACTTTATGCTGACATTCCTACTTTTAAAATGGTCAATCATTATGGCGAATATGGTTTGGCTTTGGACAAAAACGGTGTATATGTTAAGGGAAATTTTGTAGCTACTGATACTACGGGATTTGTTTTTTTAGGAAATAACGAAAAAGATTTTTTATGGAAAACCAATACTTCGGTTTATAAAAACACAACGGTTTTGTCTGAACTTAATGCTAATGAGTTTACACGATTATCTAGTCAAAAAGAAGAAAGTTATAGTAGAATTTACTTCAAAGACAATCAAAATGTATATTATTTCGACAAGAAAATTGAAGGTGCAGACCTGGCAACTGCTGATTTAGTTTATAATGATAACCACCTGTTTTATGACAAAAATTATATGTACAAAGATGGCGAAATTGTATATTTTGAAGGTGAACCATTGCTCTATGTAAACAATTCTTTAAAAAAAACGGCTACAAAAGTTATTTATAACAATAAAATAATTCCAACTATAGATGCCAAAACATTAGTTGGGCTTTCTCGGCATTATGCAAAAGACAAAAACAATGTATATTGCAATACATTTGATAGAATACAAACTTTGCCCATAAACAATGCTGATTTTAACAAAATAAAAGTTTTTGACCATACAAATTCTGCCTACATTACTGACGGGAAAAATTTATTTTATCGAGAAAATATGTTTCCAAAAGGTGAATTTGATGTGGCTACTTTTGGCACTTTTGGTTTTACTGATTTTGTTTACGATAAAAATGGTGTTTATACAAGGCGGTATGATGAAAAATTAAAAAAGGTGGTGTATGATAAATTTCCATTTAAATATACTGATGCTGTGAGTAGTAAAAATTTACAAATTACAAAAGGCAGTGAATTATATGTTTACTACAAAAATCAGGCATATAGTAAAAGTACAAATGAACTATACGATAACTTAACCCCCAAGCAAATAGAAATTACCAAAAACAGACCACACACACCAAATAATATGGTGCGTTTGGCTAAAATTAGTGGGAAAACCGTGTTACGAATACTTTTCGACTACAAATTGTCCAAAGATGATAATTTTGTTTATCACGATGATAAAAAAACAAGTGCTGATGCTTTTACTTTTAGGAAACTCGACAACAATTACTACATAGACAAAGATAATGTTTACATATTCGATAGAGAAAAAGGTTTAAAAGCAATTACTTATATTGATGCTGAAACTGCACTATTTTTTAATGGTTTTGTTATGGATAAAAATTATTTGTATCTAAATGACACCCGAATAATCAAGAGTGATAAATTAGAAATTTTAGCCTCTTATCCTGGTTATCGTATGGGATGTGGGTTAGACACACAGCCAACTTCTGATTATTATTTGTTTAGGAATGTAGAGGGTTTTTGGTGGGTAAAAGTATCAGATGCCATTACGATTCGTTATTTCGGAAAAACATTAGACACTTGGTTAAGTCCGTTATTTGAAAATTTAGAAATTGCTAAAAAATGA
- a CDS encoding STM3941 family protein, protein MTEIKLYKSRWKGIKLIALTLPFVIIGFWMISKEQNGTFDCIMAWICVSFFGIGILIGIFNLLDNSARIIINENGILDRTLKQGIIKWEQIIEAYPLDIQNQKFIAIVVDETFEFKKRQYKWAENLNKLVGAQKLNLNLSQIEINENKLSDLINKIANSEKNERLNFIRTFISNQKLETNFNYQNFIIYFFVLIGLAMVSLSNFIAFMTIIISMGISALIVKWYSGTNNKTKLYKYARIMTYLGFINLVILLLFFEIYDSISNNVGTKFTNEIETYKSEYGKYPNEINSIREKLNLNLFQNYIANKIAYKNDGNDYKLELETLKHNQKEFDKDQQEWN, encoded by the coding sequence ATGACAGAAATAAAATTATACAAATCGAGATGGAAAGGCATTAAACTCATTGCACTAACATTACCTTTTGTTATAATTGGTTTTTGGATGATTTCTAAAGAACAGAATGGAACTTTTGATTGCATTATGGCTTGGATTTGTGTTTCTTTTTTTGGCATCGGAATTCTAATTGGAATTTTTAATTTATTAGACAATAGCGCACGAATAATAATTAATGAAAATGGCATTTTAGACAGAACTTTAAAACAAGGTATCATAAAATGGGAACAAATTATTGAAGCCTATCCACTTGATATTCAAAACCAAAAATTTATTGCAATAGTTGTTGACGAAACATTTGAGTTTAAAAAAAGACAATACAAATGGGCAGAAAATTTAAACAAGCTCGTTGGTGCGCAAAAATTAAATCTAAACCTAAGTCAAATAGAAATTAACGAAAATAAACTTTCTGATTTAATCAATAAAATAGCTAATTCAGAAAAAAATGAACGACTTAATTTCATCAGAACATTTATTTCAAATCAAAAATTAGAAACAAATTTTAATTACCAGAATTTTATAATTTATTTTTTCGTTTTGATCGGTTTAGCAATGGTTTCTCTAAGTAATTTTATTGCTTTTATGACAATAATTATATCAATGGGAATTTCTGCATTAATAGTAAAATGGTATTCAGGAACAAATAACAAAACAAAACTTTATAAATATGCCAGAATTATGACATATTTAGGTTTTATAAATTTGGTCATATTATTACTTTTTTTTGAAATTTATGATTCAATATCAAACAATGTAGGAACAAAATTTACCAATGAAATTGAAACTTATAAAAGCGAATATGGAAAATATCCAAACGAAATTAATAGTATTCGTGAAAAACTAAATTTAAACTTATTTCAAAATTATATTGCAAACAAAATAGCGTACAAAAATGATGGAAACGATTATAAATTAGAGCTTGAAACATTAAAACATAATCAAAAAGAATTTGACAAAGATCAACAGGAATGGAATTAA
- the bshB1 gene encoding bacillithiol biosynthesis deacetylase BshB1, producing the protein MKLDILAFGAHPDDVELGCSGTIAKEVSLGKKVGIIDLTRGELGTRGSVAIRNEESAKASEILGVTIRENLDMRDGFFVNDEAHQLKVIQAIRKYQPDVVLCNAITDRHIDHGKGSKLVSDACFLSGLIQIKTELNGEAQQAWRPKVVYHYIQWQTIEPDFAVDITGYMDKKMESVLAYSSQFYDPKSNEPDTPIASKNFLDSIRYRAQDLGRLVGVEYAEGFTTERYVTVNSLGDLK; encoded by the coding sequence ATGAAATTAGACATATTAGCTTTTGGAGCGCATCCAGATGATGTAGAATTAGGTTGTAGTGGCACAATTGCCAAAGAAGTTAGCTTAGGTAAGAAAGTTGGAATTATAGATTTAACACGTGGTGAATTAGGCACGCGTGGTTCTGTGGCTATTCGTAATGAAGAATCGGCTAAAGCTTCTGAAATTTTAGGTGTTACAATTAGAGAAAATTTAGATATGCGAGATGGTTTCTTTGTGAACGATGAAGCGCATCAATTAAAAGTAATTCAAGCTATTCGTAAATACCAACCAGATGTTGTATTGTGCAATGCTATTACCGACAGACACATCGACCACGGAAAAGGTAGTAAATTGGTTAGTGATGCTTGTTTTTTATCGGGGTTGATTCAAATTAAGACTGAACTTAATGGTGAAGCGCAACAAGCTTGGCGTCCAAAAGTAGTATATCATTATATTCAATGGCAAACAATTGAACCCGATTTTGCGGTAGATATTACAGGGTATATGGACAAAAAAATGGAATCGGTATTAGCTTATAGTTCACAATTTTACGATCCAAAATCAAATGAACCTGATACACCTATTGCCTCTAAAAACTTTTTAGACAGTATTAGATACAGAGCTCAAGACCTTGGTCGACTAGTAGGAGTGGAGTATGCCGAGGGGTTTACAACAGAAAGATATGTGACCGTAAATAGTTTAGGAGATTTGAAATAA
- a CDS encoding isochorismate synthase: MQVIEEINTLLSAQKPFVCYVKPNESIWNLLIQQSNELIKFYNQEGFVFMPFYEGDQVVIPFEGNSFSQGTVETFVQITAPNGTFENKENEDFQKLVSQGIEAIQKNKFDKVVLSRKIVLKKQISIVATFQNLIATYPSAFRFLFFHPRIGLWMGATPEQLVKINQDQFETVALAGTQLYSENVIWTTKEIEEQQFVTDYITTKVKNKVKQLIVTDVETVNAGNLIHLKSYIRGDLTSDFQANDLIQTLHPTPAVCGLPKERAIDFILKNEGYDRKYYAGFLGEYNKENLTDLFVNLRCLEVENDVVNIYVGCGITKDSIPEKEFIETENKSMTMRNVLVSK, translated from the coding sequence ATGCAAGTTATTGAAGAAATAAATACACTTTTATCAGCACAAAAACCTTTTGTTTGCTATGTAAAACCAAATGAATCAATTTGGAATTTACTCATTCAACAATCCAACGAACTAATCAAATTTTACAATCAAGAGGGATTTGTATTTATGCCTTTTTACGAAGGAGATCAGGTTGTAATTCCTTTTGAAGGGAATTCCTTTTCGCAAGGGACTGTTGAAACATTTGTACAAATAACAGCGCCAAATGGCACTTTTGAAAATAAGGAGAATGAAGATTTTCAAAAGCTCGTTTCTCAAGGAATTGAAGCAATTCAAAAGAACAAATTTGATAAAGTAGTTTTGTCACGTAAAATAGTTTTGAAGAAACAAATTTCAATTGTAGCAACGTTTCAGAATTTGATAGCTACTTATCCAAGCGCTTTTCGCTTTTTGTTTTTTCATCCAAGAATAGGGTTGTGGATGGGAGCAACACCTGAACAATTGGTGAAAATTAATCAAGATCAATTTGAAACAGTGGCCTTGGCAGGAACGCAATTGTATTCCGAAAATGTAATTTGGACAACCAAAGAAATCGAAGAACAGCAATTTGTAACCGATTATATTACTACTAAAGTAAAAAATAAAGTAAAACAACTTATAGTTACTGATGTAGAAACAGTTAATGCTGGAAATTTAATACATTTAAAATCGTACATTAGAGGCGATTTAACTTCAGATTTTCAGGCAAATGATTTGATTCAAACACTACATCCAACCCCAGCCGTTTGTGGTTTGCCTAAAGAGAGAGCAATTGATTTTATTCTGAAAAATGAAGGTTATGATCGAAAATATTATGCTGGATTTTTAGGTGAATATAACAAAGAAAATCTAACCGATTTATTTGTAAATTTACGCTGTTTAGAAGTGGAAAATGATGTTGTGAATATTTATGTTGGTTGTGGTATTACAAAAGATAGTATACCAGAAAAGGAATTCATTGAAACCGAAAATAAATCCATGACCATGCGAAATGTTTTAGTTTCAAAATAA
- a CDS encoding PaaI family thioesterase, translating to MFNREKMLQLCNDWSKNTLMNTLDIVYTDAGEDFLTATMPVNPRVHQPMGLLHGGATVALAESVGSAASLMFVNPEKQEVRGIEISANHLKSKREGVVTATAKIIHKGASIHLWEIRIVDEEGKLISLCKLTNMVLSRRQ from the coding sequence ATGTTTAATAGAGAGAAAATGCTACAATTGTGCAATGATTGGAGTAAAAATACCTTAATGAATACCCTAGATATCGTTTACACGGATGCTGGTGAAGATTTCCTAACCGCTACAATGCCAGTGAATCCAAGAGTGCATCAGCCTATGGGATTATTGCATGGAGGGGCAACGGTAGCACTAGCAGAAAGTGTAGGAAGTGCTGCATCGTTGATGTTTGTAAATCCAGAAAAACAAGAAGTTCGTGGTATTGAAATTTCTGCCAACCATTTGAAAAGTAAGCGTGAGGGCGTGGTGACTGCAACTGCTAAAATAATCCATAAAGGTGCTAGTATTCATTTATGGGAAATTAGAATTGTAGATGAAGAAGGCAAGTTAATTTCGCTTTGTAAATTGACAAATATGGTCTTATCAAGAAGACAATAA
- a CDS encoding Crp/Fnr family transcriptional regulator, protein MRDILDQAYSYIFEEALLDEIAKVAVYKEFKADDYLIEIGDYIKTMPLLLTGAIKILREDENGDELLLYFLERGDTCAMTLTCCMGQSKSRIRAIAETDGAMLMIPVEKMEEWLTKYKTWRNFVFDSYNVRLNEMLEAIDTLAFMNLDERLYKYLTDKAKVIGDTEIKNTHQEIAYEMHTSRVVISRLLKALELNGKIKLHRNKIEILQF, encoded by the coding sequence ATGAGAGATATTTTAGACCAAGCATACAGCTATATTTTTGAAGAAGCTTTATTGGATGAAATTGCAAAAGTAGCGGTTTACAAAGAATTCAAAGCAGACGATTACCTAATTGAAATTGGAGATTACATCAAAACCATGCCTCTTTTATTAACAGGAGCAATTAAAATATTGAGAGAAGATGAAAATGGTGATGAATTATTGTTATATTTCTTAGAACGTGGCGATACATGTGCGATGACTTTAACTTGTTGCATGGGGCAATCGAAAAGTCGTATTCGTGCGATTGCCGAAACTGATGGAGCTATGCTAATGATTCCTGTAGAGAAAATGGAAGAATGGTTGACCAAATACAAAACCTGGAGAAACTTTGTTTTCGATAGTTACAATGTGCGTTTAAACGAAATGTTAGAAGCAATTGACACCTTGGCTTTCATGAATTTAGATGAACGTTTGTACAAATATTTAACCGATAAAGCGAAAGTTATAGGCGATACCGAAATCAAAAATACGCATCAAGAAATTGCTTATGAAATGCATACTTCAAGAGTTGTAATTTCTCGATTATTAAAAGCTTTAGAACTAAACGGAAAAATCAAATTACACCGAAATAAAATTGAAATACTTCAATTCTAA